From a single Desulfitibacter sp. BRH_c19 genomic region:
- a CDS encoding 8-amino-7-oxononanoate synthase, whose translation MNETLNKVLGEKIADLQEQKLFRDLKVIESAQGPRVIIAGKEVINLSSNNYLGLATHPKMVEKAVEATKELGVGSGAVRTIAGTLKIHQELEEKLAKFKHTEAALVFQSGFTCNMGVIEPLLSKEDVIISDEFNHASIIDGIRLSKAARKIFKHSDMESLEEQLKASNSYRLKLIITDGVFSMDGDIAKLPEIVDLAEKYDAFVMVDDAHSSGVLGSNGRGSVDHFKLNGRVDIQVGTLSKAVGVLGGYIAGSRRLIDFLRHKGRPFLFSTSHPPGVVAANIAAIDVLLEEPELIDKLWENTRYFKNALDQFGFNTGKSETPIIPIIVGEGALAMSLSDALLEEGVFCTGIGFPTVPQDKSRVRTIVTATHTKADLDRAVEAFAKVGRKLELF comes from the coding sequence ATGAATGAAACCTTAAACAAGGTGTTAGGAGAAAAAATTGCAGACTTACAGGAACAAAAATTATTTAGAGACCTTAAGGTGATAGAGAGTGCTCAGGGACCTAGAGTGATCATTGCCGGAAAAGAAGTAATTAATCTCTCATCAAATAATTATCTAGGACTGGCAACTCACCCAAAAATGGTTGAAAAAGCAGTAGAAGCAACCAAGGAGTTAGGTGTAGGTTCGGGTGCAGTTAGAACAATAGCTGGAACATTAAAAATCCATCAGGAGCTAGAAGAAAAGCTTGCAAAATTTAAGCATACAGAGGCAGCCTTAGTTTTCCAATCTGGCTTTACATGTAATATGGGAGTGATTGAGCCTCTACTTTCAAAAGAAGATGTTATTATAAGCGACGAATTCAATCATGCTAGTATCATAGATGGTATTAGACTAAGTAAAGCTGCTCGTAAAATATTCAAACATAGTGACATGGAGTCTTTGGAAGAACAACTCAAAGCATCAAACAGTTATAGGTTGAAATTAATTATCACAGATGGAGTATTCAGTATGGATGGTGATATAGCTAAACTACCAGAAATTGTAGACTTAGCTGAAAAATATGATGCTTTTGTAATGGTAGATGATGCACATTCAAGTGGAGTTTTAGGATCTAATGGCAGGGGTAGTGTAGACCATTTTAAACTTAATGGAAGAGTAGATATCCAGGTAGGCACTTTATCTAAGGCAGTAGGGGTATTAGGTGGTTATATTGCAGGAAGTAGAAGGCTAATAGATTTCCTAAGACATAAGGGGCGTCCATTTCTTTTTAGTACTTCTCATCCACCAGGAGTAGTGGCAGCTAATATTGCAGCTATCGATGTACTTTTGGAGGAACCAGAATTGATTGATAAGCTATGGGAGAATACTAGATATTTTAAGAATGCATTAGATCAGTTTGGATTTAATACTGGGAAAAGTGAAACTCCTATAATCCCAATTATTGTTGGTGAGGGTGCCTTAGCTATGTCATTAAGTGATGCTTTATTAGAGGAGGGGGTGTTTTGTACAGGAATTGGCTTTCCTACTGTCCCACAAGACAAATCACGAGTACGTACGATTGTAACTGCTACTCATACAAAAGCTGATCTAGATAGAGCAGTAGAGGCTTTTGCTAAGGTAGGTAGAAAGCTTGAATTATTTTAA
- a CDS encoding branched-chain amino acid ABC transporter substrate-binding protein: protein MKKYLLILMVMLLVLSLGLGGCGSPAEENEGEEAPEVVEEDVIKIGVFQPLTGANAAGGELEVEGVELANELYPEVLGKKVELVVVDNRSDVQEAASAANRLIERDQVTAIIGSWGSGFSMAAGDSVRDNQIPAVAASATNPLVTAGNDYYFRVCFIDPFQGVVMANYAYNNLGARKAAIVREISNDYAVGLGKFFEDAFIELTGDPDSIVAIADYQTGDQDFTSQLLNVNAQNPDVIFAPGNFTESALVVRQAKEQGIDVPFIGGDTWETPEFIDIGQEHVEGVVFSTFFTSEVPITAESETFLAEYRSRYDKEPAAVTALGYDAYILILDAIERAGEVDPVKIRDEIAKTSGFEGAAGIITLDENGDAVKSAVIKTVKDGNFVYMDTVEPF from the coding sequence TTGAAAAAGTATTTATTGATTTTAATGGTAATGCTTCTAGTCTTATCATTAGGACTTGGCGGATGTGGTAGTCCAGCAGAAGAAAATGAGGGAGAAGAAGCACCAGAAGTAGTAGAGGAGGATGTAATTAAAATTGGAGTATTCCAACCTTTAACTGGTGCCAACGCTGCCGGTGGTGAACTTGAGGTAGAAGGTGTTGAGTTAGCAAACGAGTTATACCCAGAGGTATTAGGTAAAAAGGTTGAACTTGTTGTTGTTGACAACAGATCTGATGTTCAAGAAGCTGCTAGTGCTGCAAACAGATTGATAGAAAGAGATCAGGTTACTGCAATTATAGGAAGTTGGGGTAGTGGTTTTTCTATGGCAGCAGGAGATTCTGTTAGAGATAATCAAATACCAGCAGTAGCGGCATCTGCTACAAATCCTTTAGTAACAGCAGGGAACGACTATTATTTCAGAGTATGCTTTATCGATCCTTTCCAAGGAGTAGTTATGGCTAATTATGCATATAACAATCTTGGTGCTAGAAAAGCTGCTATTGTTCGAGAGATTTCTAATGACTATGCAGTTGGACTAGGAAAATTCTTTGAAGATGCTTTTATTGAGTTAACTGGAGATCCTGATTCAATAGTGGCAATCGCTGATTATCAAACAGGTGACCAAGATTTTACTTCACAATTATTGAATGTAAATGCTCAAAATCCAGATGTCATCTTTGCACCAGGGAACTTTACTGAGTCTGCATTAGTTGTTCGTCAAGCCAAAGAACAGGGGATTGATGTTCCGTTTATCGGTGGAGATACCTGGGAAACACCTGAATTTATTGATATCGGTCAAGAGCATGTTGAAGGAGTTGTATTCTCAACCTTCTTTACATCAGAAGTACCGATTACTGCAGAATCAGAAACATTCTTAGCAGAATATAGAAGCAGATACGATAAAGAGCCTGCTGCTGTTACAGCACTTGGATATGATGCTTATATATTAATCCTTGATGCTATTGAGAGAGCTGGCGAAGTAGATCCTGTAAAAATTAGGGATGAGATTGCTAAGACATCTGGTTTTGAAGGTGCGGCAGGAATCATTACCTTGGATGAAAATGGAGATGCTGTAAAGAGTGCTGTTATCAAAACAGTTAAAGATGGTAATTTTGTTTACATGGATACCGTTGAACCATTTTAG
- a CDS encoding ABC transporter permease produces MTFDLFLQYLTNGISLGSLYALIAIGYTMVYGILKLINFAHGEIFMMSVYFAFYGVAVFSMPWYVSAIVAIAITALLGMGMERAAYKPLRESPRITIMVSAIGASFFLQNLAVVLFGGRPKAFPDISLLTDIMHVGAVTFQRLTVIIPVVTTILLFMLLYLVNNTKTGMAMRAVSRDYETARLMGVDVNRTITITFGIGSILAAIGGIMWGAKFPQVAPFMGVMPGLKCFIAAVVGGIGNITGAIIGGLILGIGEIMLIAFIPDLTGYRDAFAFILLIGILLFRPTGIMGEKISEKV; encoded by the coding sequence ATGACTTTTGATTTATTTCTGCAATATTTAACAAATGGAATTTCATTAGGAAGTTTGTATGCACTTATCGCCATCGGCTATACCATGGTTTACGGCATACTTAAGTTAATTAACTTTGCCCATGGTGAAATATTCATGATGTCAGTGTACTTTGCTTTTTATGGAGTTGCAGTTTTTAGCATGCCTTGGTATGTATCTGCTATTGTTGCCATCGCCATAACGGCACTTTTAGGTATGGGGATGGAGAGAGCCGCATATAAACCTCTTAGAGAATCTCCAAGAATTACTATTATGGTATCAGCTATTGGAGCATCCTTTTTTTTGCAAAACCTCGCTGTTGTTTTATTTGGTGGTAGACCAAAAGCTTTTCCAGATATAAGCCTTTTGACAGATATTATGCATGTGGGTGCTGTAACCTTTCAAAGGCTAACCGTAATTATACCAGTTGTAACAACTATTTTATTATTTATGTTGCTTTATTTAGTAAATAACACAAAAACAGGTATGGCTATGAGGGCGGTATCAAGGGATTATGAGACAGCTAGACTTATGGGTGTAGATGTCAATAGAACCATAACTATAACATTTGGAATAGGTTCTATACTCGCTGCCATAGGAGGAATTATGTGGGGAGCAAAATTTCCGCAAGTTGCACCTTTTATGGGAGTAATGCCAGGGCTTAAATGCTTTATCGCTGCAGTTGTAGGTGGGATAGGCAATATTACAGGTGCAATAATAGGTGGGTTAATTTTAGGTATTGGTGAAATTATGCTAATTGCTTTTATACCCGATTTGACTGGCTATCGTGATGCCTTTGCATTTATTTTGTTAATTGGAATTTTATTATTCAGACCTACTGGCATCATGGGCGAAAAAATATCGGAGAAGGTGTAG
- a CDS encoding ABC transporter permease: protein MKKRDTILTVLFIALLAVFLWQAGNHLDSYKIRILNLCAIYAILALSLNLINGFTGLLSLGHAGFMAVGAYTTALLTMSEATKEQNFFLVPIVEPLASITLPFLSALIIGGLLSAFVAFLIGAPTLRLRGDYLAIATLGFSEIIRIIFTNTQSITNGPLGLKSIPNNTNLWWTFGLALATFILIKALIDSSYGKALKAIREDEVAAESMGISLFKHKMIAFMIAAFFAAVGGGLLGSLIGAINPIMFRFILTFNVLLIVVMGGMGSMTGSVISAFVVTSGLEYLRVLDENINLGFIKLAGIPGLRMVVFAGLLMIVVIFFKNGLMGTREFTWNKLINFFTIKKKFRKKEVGQ, encoded by the coding sequence ATGAAAAAGAGGGATACTATCTTAACCGTCCTATTTATTGCTTTGTTAGCGGTATTTCTTTGGCAAGCTGGGAACCATCTTGATTCCTATAAGATAAGAATATTGAATTTATGTGCTATATATGCAATTTTGGCGCTGAGTCTAAACTTAATAAATGGATTTACTGGACTTTTATCCTTAGGACATGCTGGATTTATGGCGGTAGGAGCATATACAACTGCGCTACTTACTATGTCTGAAGCTACAAAAGAACAGAATTTTTTCCTTGTGCCTATAGTGGAACCATTAGCCTCAATTACACTTCCATTTCTTTCAGCTTTAATAATAGGAGGATTATTATCTGCTTTTGTAGCCTTTTTAATAGGTGCTCCAACTTTGAGACTCCGAGGGGATTATTTAGCTATTGCGACATTAGGTTTTTCTGAAATTATAAGAATTATATTTACAAATACACAAAGCATAACCAATGGACCCTTGGGATTAAAATCTATTCCGAATAATACGAATCTTTGGTGGACCTTTGGACTAGCACTTGCTACTTTTATTTTGATAAAGGCATTAATAGATAGCAGCTACGGTAAAGCACTTAAAGCTATACGGGAAGATGAAGTTGCAGCTGAAAGTATGGGTATCAGTCTCTTTAAACATAAGATGATTGCCTTTATGATAGCTGCTTTTTTTGCTGCCGTAGGTGGTGGGTTATTAGGAAGCTTAATTGGTGCTATTAATCCGATTATGTTTAGGTTTATATTAACCTTTAATGTATTGCTGATAGTTGTAATGGGTGGCATGGGTAGCATGACCGGATCTGTTATTTCTGCCTTTGTTGTAACGTCAGGGTTGGAGTATTTAAGGGTATTAGATGAAAACATCAATCTAGGATTTATCAAACTAGCTGGTATTCCAGGACTTAGAATGGTTGTATTTGCAGGACTACTTATGATTGTAGTTATATTCTTTAAAAATGGATTAATGGGAACTAGGGAATTTACTTGGAATAAACTCATTAACTTCTTTACTATTAAAAAGAAGTTTAGAAAGAAGGAGGTGGGACAATAA
- the livG gene encoding ABC transporter ATP-binding protein (Part of the ABC transporter complexes LivFGHMJ and LivFGHMK involved in the high-affinity transport of branched-chain amino acids; LivFGHMK is specific for the transport of leucine, while LivFGHMJ is a transporter for leucine, isoleucine, and valine) — translation MAILKTDAITMRFGGLVAVNEFSLNIEKGEIVAVIGPNGAGKTTAFNMITGVYCPTQGDIYFDGKKITGLKPHTITKYGMARTFQNIRLFKELSVLDNVVIANHLHLKANLLQSILGNTYPDILDRFWQPKYKKEEKRILEKSHMLLEKVGLINFIDEKADSLPYGLQRKLEVARALATNPKLLLLDEPAAGMNPKETSDLTSFIRQIRDDFDLTIILIEHHMQVVMDISDRIYVLDYGINIAEGNPYDIQNNEKVIQAYLGVADDA, via the coding sequence ATGGCAATATTAAAAACCGATGCAATAACCATGCGGTTCGGCGGACTAGTTGCTGTAAATGAGTTTAGCTTGAATATTGAGAAAGGTGAAATAGTTGCTGTTATTGGTCCTAACGGTGCTGGAAAAACTACTGCCTTTAATATGATAACAGGAGTATATTGTCCTACACAGGGAGATATATACTTTGATGGGAAAAAAATAACTGGGTTGAAACCCCATACCATTACAAAATATGGCATGGCTAGGACGTTTCAAAACATTCGACTCTTTAAGGAACTAAGTGTGTTGGATAATGTAGTTATTGCAAATCATCTTCATTTAAAAGCAAATTTACTACAATCTATTTTAGGTAACACCTATCCCGACATTTTAGATAGGTTTTGGCAGCCTAAATACAAAAAGGAAGAAAAAAGGATTTTGGAAAAATCTCATATGCTTTTGGAAAAGGTAGGCTTAATTAATTTTATTGATGAAAAAGCTGATAGTTTGCCCTATGGTCTCCAGAGAAAGCTGGAAGTAGCTAGAGCCTTAGCTACCAATCCAAAGCTATTATTATTAGACGAACCTGCAGCTGGGATGAATCCAAAAGAGACTAGTGATTTAACAAGCTTTATAAGACAAATAAGAGATGATTTTGATCTAACAATCATTTTGATAGAACATCATATGCAGGTTGTTATGGATATCTCTGATAGGATATATGTTTTAGACTATGGAATTAATATAGCTGAAGGCAATCCCTATGATATACAAAACAATGAAAAGGTAATACAAGCTTATTTGGGGGTGGCTGACGATGCTTAA
- a CDS encoding ABC transporter ATP-binding protein, whose protein sequence is MLKIEDLRVAYGGIQALKGISLEVEEGKIVALIGANGAGKSTTLRSIVGLVKPQSGNIIYRGENLSKVEAKDMVKRGITLVPEGRRVFGNLTVLENLKIGAYYRTDEANIKQDLEWIHSLFPILKERSWQQAGTLSGGEQQMLAVGRALMSRPKLLMMDEPSLGLAPLIVKEIFNIIQKIHKEGVTILLIEQNANIALKIADTAYVMETGKITIQGNGKDLLTNEDVKKAYLGESVHS, encoded by the coding sequence ATGCTTAAAATAGAAGATTTAAGGGTTGCTTATGGAGGTATTCAAGCTTTAAAGGGCATAAGCCTTGAGGTGGAGGAGGGGAAAATTGTTGCCCTAATTGGTGCCAATGGTGCTGGTAAAAGCACTACCCTTCGTTCTATTGTAGGTTTAGTAAAACCTCAAAGCGGTAACATAATCTATCGTGGTGAAAACCTATCTAAGGTAGAGGCGAAGGATATGGTGAAGAGGGGTATTACTTTAGTGCCAGAGGGCAGAAGGGTTTTTGGTAACTTAACAGTACTGGAAAACCTAAAAATAGGTGCTTACTATAGAACAGATGAAGCAAATATTAAACAAGACTTAGAATGGATTCATTCCTTGTTTCCAATATTAAAGGAGAGATCATGGCAACAGGCTGGAACCTTGTCTGGGGGAGAACAACAGATGCTAGCGGTAGGTAGAGCCTTAATGTCGAGACCCAAGCTATTAATGATGGATGAACCATCCCTAGGATTGGCACCATTAATTGTTAAAGAGATTTTTAATATTATACAAAAAATTCATAAAGAAGGAGTTACTATTCTTCTAATTGAACAAAATGCTAATATTGCCTTGAAAATTGCAGATACGGCATATGTTATGGAAACTGGAAAGATTACCATACAAGGAAACGGTAAGGATCTTTTAACAAATGAGGATGTGAAAAAGGCTTACCTTGGAGAAAGTGTACACAGTTAA
- a CDS encoding UV damage endonuclease UvdE produces the protein MRVRLGYVAIALGLPRVTSSSNVTYTYYQKLNTEGKINKLKQVSNSNIVALKKILEYNIKNNVHFYRITSSLIPLATHPGVNWDYRTIFNVDFKLLGDIIRDNNMRVDTHPDQFNVINSVDHKVVENTKKNLWFHANLFKDMGYSIGKMVLHLGSAAGGKDAALKRFEDNFKNYPDEITSKLILENDDKTFTAKETLQLCKNLGIPMVLDVHHHKCNNGGDNVVEILPDIFDTWNGEVLPPKLHFSSPKDSPKDRQHTDFIDGHNFVEFIECCKPFNKDIDIMIEAKKKDFALYDLVHSIKNLRKDWKWIDSSTFEL, from the coding sequence ATGAGAGTTAGGCTCGGTTACGTTGCAATTGCTTTAGGACTTCCTAGAGTTACTTCATCTAGTAATGTGACATATACATACTATCAAAAATTAAATACCGAAGGAAAAATAAATAAACTTAAGCAAGTTTCAAACTCTAATATTGTAGCCTTAAAAAAGATACTGGAATATAATATTAAAAACAATGTTCATTTTTATAGAATAACCTCCTCTCTTATTCCGCTTGCAACTCATCCAGGCGTAAACTGGGATTATAGAACTATATTTAATGTGGATTTTAAGCTCCTTGGCGATATTATAAGAGATAACAATATGAGAGTAGATACCCATCCAGATCAATTCAATGTAATAAACAGCGTAGACCATAAGGTAGTAGAAAATACTAAGAAGAATTTATGGTTCCATGCTAATCTATTTAAAGATATGGGATATTCCATTGGTAAGATGGTACTTCATTTGGGAAGTGCTGCAGGAGGTAAAGATGCAGCACTTAAGAGATTTGAGGATAATTTCAAGAACTATCCGGATGAAATTACATCTAAACTGATTCTAGAAAATGATGATAAAACATTTACTGCCAAAGAAACTCTTCAGTTATGCAAAAACTTAGGCATTCCTATGGTATTAGATGTTCATCATCACAAATGCAATAATGGTGGTGATAATGTTGTAGAAATATTGCCTGATATTTTTGATACATGGAATGGTGAAGTACTTCCGCCGAAGCTTCATTTTTCAAGTCCTAAAGATAGTCCTAAAGATCGACAGCATACAGATTTCATTGATGGACATAACTTTGTGGAATTTATAGAGTGCTGTAAACCGTTCAATAAGGATATAGACATAATGATCGAAGCAAAAAAGAAAGATTTTGCTTTATATGATCTTGTACATTCGATAAAGAATTTAAGGAAGGATTGGAAATGGATAGATTCTTCTACATTTGAACTTTAA
- the arsM gene encoding arsenite S-adenosylmethyltransferase (in Rhodopseudomonas palustris this protein confers resistance to arsenite; catalyzes the formation of a number of methylated intermediates from arsenite and SAM producing trimethylarsine), protein MTNSKEDIRDFIRKNYAEIAQKGSEGGCCSGGCTCSGAPVDINATSIKIGYTEGDLSNVPTEANMGLGCGNPISIASLKEGEVVLDLGSGGGFDCFLARKQVGETGQVIGVDMTPDMIKLARKNAEQSAYTNIEFRLGEIEHLPVANSSVDVIISNCVINLSLDKKKVFKEAFRVLKPGGRLSISDVVATAQLPQNIKQDLALIASCIGGAEYVEDIKTMLQNVGFKDIQMTPKDNSREIVKSWAPDKNIEDFVASYIIEAVKEDGKVKLNKSCCTSSSSKGTCC, encoded by the coding sequence ATGACGAACAGTAAAGAAGATATTAGAGATTTTATAAGAAAAAACTATGCTGAAATAGCACAGAAAGGCTCTGAAGGAGGCTGCTGTAGCGGAGGATGCACTTGTAGTGGTGCTCCTGTGGATATCAATGCAACATCTATTAAGATTGGTTATACAGAAGGGGACCTTTCAAATGTACCGACTGAAGCTAATATGGGATTAGGATGTGGGAATCCCATCTCTATAGCAAGTCTTAAAGAAGGAGAAGTGGTTCTTGACCTTGGAAGCGGAGGTGGTTTTGATTGTTTCCTTGCCAGAAAGCAGGTGGGTGAAACAGGGCAAGTGATAGGGGTTGATATGACACCTGATATGATTAAACTAGCGAGGAAAAACGCTGAGCAAAGTGCGTATACCAATATAGAATTTAGATTGGGAGAAATTGAACACTTGCCTGTAGCAAACTCTTCAGTAGATGTTATCATATCAAATTGCGTAATCAACCTTTCTCTAGACAAAAAGAAGGTATTTAAAGAAGCTTTCAGGGTGCTTAAGCCAGGTGGGAGGCTATCAATATCGGATGTTGTTGCAACAGCACAATTACCTCAAAACATTAAACAGGACTTGGCATTGATTGCAAGCTGTATTGGTGGAGCCGAATATGTTGAAGATATCAAAACAATGCTACAGAATGTTGGTTTTAAAGATATCCAAATGACACCAAAAGATAACAGCAGAGAAATTGTAAAGTCATGGGCACCAGATAAAAATATTGAAGATTTTGTTGCTTCATATATAATAGAGGCAGTAAAGGAAGATGGCAAGGTGAAGCTTAATAAATCCTGCTGTACATCTTCTAGTTCAAAAGGCACATGCTGCTAA
- a CDS encoding epimerase, with protein sequence MQHQYSLLENLLFPPTYLNEKKLKYKLKGKTVLITGASSGIGEKLAYLLADINLHLILVARTEEKLLAIKSEIERKAAKVSIFPADIRNKEEMEELLRFIHQMPDGLDIVVSNAGISIRRSINNSLDRYHDFTRTMAINYFAPVQLLLSVIPLLKKNQGQVINISTVNVLLIPIPYWAAYQASKSAFDTWFRSVAPELNAMGISTTSIYLPLVKTPMILPTPAYHRLPAMCPSHVAKIIGKSMYTERQKYMPWWLIFGQLASTIFRGIWELLTPSILRKRGKGH encoded by the coding sequence ATGCAGCATCAATATAGCCTTTTAGAAAACCTATTATTTCCACCTACTTATTTGAACGAAAAGAAACTTAAATACAAGCTAAAAGGCAAGACGGTTCTTATAACTGGTGCGAGTTCTGGAATAGGAGAAAAATTAGCTTATTTACTGGCAGACATCAATCTTCACTTAATTTTGGTTGCTAGAACAGAGGAAAAGCTTTTAGCAATTAAAAGTGAAATAGAAAGGAAAGCTGCCAAAGTAAGTATTTTCCCGGCAGACATAAGAAATAAGGAAGAGATGGAGGAGCTATTAAGATTCATTCATCAAATGCCTGATGGTTTAGATATAGTAGTAAGTAATGCGGGTATATCAATCAGGAGATCCATTAACAATTCATTAGACCGATATCATGATTTTACTAGAACGATGGCTATCAATTATTTTGCGCCTGTTCAATTGCTATTGTCAGTCATTCCTCTTCTTAAAAAGAATCAAGGACAGGTTATCAACATATCTACAGTAAATGTTTTGTTAATACCCATCCCCTATTGGGCTGCTTATCAGGCATCTAAGTCAGCGTTTGATACCTGGTTTCGGTCTGTGGCCCCTGAGTTGAATGCCATGGGCATATCAACCACATCTATATATCTTCCTTTAGTAAAAACACCCATGATCCTGCCAACACCTGCTTATCATAGATTGCCTGCCATGTGCCCAAGTCATGTTGCCAAAATCATAGGTAAATCGATGTATACAGAAAGGCAAAAATATATGCCGTGGTGGTTGATTTTTGGACAATTGGCATCAACTATTTTCAGAGGAATCTGGGAGTTATTAACTCCGAGTATTTTAAGAAAAAGGGGAAAAGGGCATTGA
- a CDS encoding AMP-dependent synthetase: MFKLIYVLYRIKLLSPLGLYRLVVAIYKYGINVMALLYFANRTYTDKIALVDEYETITYQQLFSQSKKLSSVLKENYQVKSDQKVAFLCKNHASLIKSIFAVSLLGADIYLLNAEMSKGQLNKLFEQYDFNFLVYDFELSSLIEQSFYTRDKILSYHNNLPAINNLLNTSVNEKLKLQRTSLSKIILLTGGTRGDFKVASHEPSIFNFLDPFLTLLTRLKLLNYNTTYIATPIYHGYGIAVLFLFISFGKKMVINSGFDAKKACFLIREHNVEVVTVVPLMINKMLKNNAEDLRSLACIASGGAELNPKLVGETFSELGNVLYNLYGTSEAGLNIIATPQDLKYSANTIGKKVNGVRLKILDDNKNEVEIGKIGQLCIQNKWSMKNNNNSWIETGDLGYQDNNGYYFLCGRADDMVVSAGENVYPIEIEQVLINHPQVEDVAVIGISDENFGHRLKAFVLLVKTANITKEELFEWLRPRVARFQLPKDITFVNRMPYTALGKLDKKQLK; the protein is encoded by the coding sequence ATATTTAAACTTATCTATGTTTTATATAGAATTAAATTGCTTTCCCCATTAGGACTGTATAGATTAGTTGTTGCTATTTATAAATATGGAATAAATGTAATGGCTCTGTTATATTTTGCAAATAGGACATATACTGATAAAATTGCACTAGTTGATGAATATGAAACAATAACCTATCAACAATTATTTTCACAATCAAAAAAGCTTTCTAGTGTTTTGAAAGAAAACTACCAAGTTAAAAGTGATCAGAAGGTAGCTTTTTTGTGTAAGAATCATGCTTCTTTGATTAAATCTATTTTTGCAGTTTCTTTATTGGGAGCAGATATATATTTGCTCAACGCTGAAATGAGTAAGGGTCAGTTAAATAAATTATTTGAACAATATGATTTTAACTTTCTTGTATATGATTTTGAATTAAGTTCTTTAATTGAACAGTCATTCTATACTAGAGATAAGATTTTGAGTTATCATAATAACTTGCCGGCAATAAATAACTTATTAAATACAAGTGTTAATGAAAAACTAAAGCTACAGAGGACTTCATTAAGTAAAATTATTTTACTAACAGGAGGTACCAGAGGAGATTTTAAAGTAGCGTCACATGAGCCATCTATATTCAATTTTTTAGATCCGTTTTTAACTTTACTTACTAGGTTAAAACTTTTAAATTATAATACTACTTATATCGCTACTCCTATTTATCACGGTTATGGGATAGCAGTATTATTTTTATTTATATCATTTGGGAAAAAAATGGTGATAAATAGTGGATTTGATGCAAAAAAAGCATGTTTTTTAATTCGTGAACACAATGTTGAAGTAGTAACTGTAGTACCATTAATGATAAATAAAATGTTAAAAAATAATGCTGAAGATTTAAGATCTCTTGCCTGTATTGCTTCAGGTGGTGCAGAGCTCAATCCGAAACTCGTAGGTGAGACTTTTAGTGAATTAGGAAATGTATTATACAATCTGTATGGTACATCAGAAGCTGGTTTAAATATAATAGCAACACCACAAGATCTAAAATATTCAGCTAATACCATTGGTAAAAAAGTAAATGGTGTGAGATTAAAAATATTAGATGATAATAAGAATGAGGTTGAAATTGGTAAGATAGGTCAGTTATGCATCCAGAATAAATGGTCAATGAAAAACAATAATAATTCTTGGATAGAAACTGGTGATTTAGGTTATCAAGATAATAACGGGTATTATTTTTTGTGTGGGAGAGCGGATGACATGGTTGTTTCAGCTGGCGAAAATGTATATCCCATTGAAATTGAGCAAGTACTAATAAATCACCCTCAAGTAGAAGATGTAGCAGTTATAGGAATTAGTGATGAAAATTTTGGTCATAGATTGAAAGCATTTGTTCTCCTAGTAAAAACTGCTAATATTACAAAAGAGGAGCTTTTTGAATGGTTACGCCCAAGAGTTGCAAGGTTCCAACTACCAAAGGATATAACCTTCGTTAATAGGATGCCTTATACAGCATTGGGAAAACTCGACAAAAAGCAACTTAAATAA